Proteins encoded by one window of Streptomyces uncialis:
- a CDS encoding DEAD/DEAH box helicase: protein MSVSPADRAVLTENAEAPTSTPEAVDAVVTEVTEPVAAEVTETVETAGTVTQAVTETADETSAATAPEAGSATEEDTAEAEADAEPTVTFGDLGLPEGVVRKLAQNGVTSPFPIQAATIPDALAGKDILGRGRTGSGKTLSFGLPLLTTLSEGHTQKKHPRGIILTPTRELAMQVADALQPYGDVLGLKMKVVCGGTSMSNQIYALERGVDILVATPGRLRDIINRGACSLDSVQIAVLDEADQMADLGFLPEVTELLDQVPSGGQRMLFSATLENEIDSLVKRYLNAPVIHEVDPSAGAVTTMTHHILIVKPRDKAPVTAAIAARKGRTIVFVRTQLGADRVAEQLRDAGVRADALHGGMTQGARTRTLADFKEGYVNVLVATDVAARGIHVDGIDLVLNVDPAGDHKDYLHRSGRTARAGRSGTVVSLALPHQRRQIFRLMEDAGVDAGRHIVGGGGVFEPEVAEITGARSMTEVQAESVAGAAKQAEREVQDLAKQLERAERRASELREEADRLSARAARERGEDPSAVAPVADATAEAPVAGAVSATAEAGTQAAAEAPATAPVAETATERPAREDRAASYERRDNERGGFNRDRREDRREDRGGFRRDDRGDRGGDRGGFNRDRGGERGGGFNRDRGGDRPGFRRDDRRDGERGGERGGFNRDRDDRGGFNRDRGGDRPGFRRDDRRDGDRGGDRGGFNRDRGGERGGGFNRDRGGDRPGFRRDDRRDGERGGDRGGFNRDRDDRGGFNRDRGGDRPGFRRDDRPSTGHRGSDRPVNRDRRDDRPAGGHRTGGSDRPYGHRGSTGTGTGTGGFNRRDDKPRWKRND, encoded by the coding sequence ATGTCCGTTTCCCCTGCTGACCGCGCTGTTCTCACCGAGAACGCCGAAGCCCCCACCAGCACCCCCGAGGCCGTCGACGCCGTCGTGACCGAGGTCACCGAGCCCGTCGCCGCCGAGGTCACCGAGACCGTCGAGACCGCCGGCACCGTCACGCAGGCCGTGACCGAGACCGCCGACGAGACGTCCGCTGCGACGGCCCCCGAGGCCGGGTCCGCCACCGAGGAGGACACCGCCGAGGCCGAGGCCGACGCGGAGCCCACCGTCACGTTCGGTGACCTGGGTCTGCCCGAAGGTGTCGTCCGCAAGCTCGCGCAGAACGGCGTCACCAGCCCGTTCCCGATCCAGGCCGCGACCATCCCGGACGCCCTGGCCGGCAAGGACATCCTGGGCCGTGGCCGTACCGGCTCCGGCAAGACCCTCTCCTTCGGTCTCCCGCTGCTGACGACCCTCTCCGAGGGCCACACCCAGAAGAAGCACCCGCGGGGCATCATCCTCACCCCCACCCGTGAGCTCGCGATGCAGGTCGCGGACGCCCTCCAGCCGTACGGTGACGTGCTCGGCCTGAAGATGAAGGTCGTCTGCGGCGGTACGTCGATGAGCAACCAGATCTACGCGCTGGAGCGCGGCGTCGACATCCTCGTCGCCACCCCCGGCCGGCTGCGGGACATCATCAACCGCGGCGCCTGCTCGCTGGACAGCGTGCAGATCGCCGTCCTCGACGAGGCCGACCAGATGGCCGACCTGGGCTTCCTGCCCGAGGTCACCGAGCTGCTCGACCAGGTGCCGAGCGGCGGCCAGCGGATGCTGTTCTCCGCCACCCTGGAGAACGAGATCGACAGTCTCGTCAAGCGCTACCTGAACGCCCCGGTCATCCACGAGGTCGACCCGTCGGCCGGTGCGGTCACGACCATGACCCACCACATCCTGATCGTGAAGCCGCGCGACAAGGCCCCGGTCACCGCCGCGATCGCCGCCCGCAAGGGCCGCACGATCGTCTTCGTCCGCACCCAGCTCGGTGCCGACCGTGTCGCCGAGCAGCTGCGTGACGCGGGTGTCCGCGCCGACGCGCTGCACGGCGGAATGACGCAGGGCGCTCGTACGCGCACCCTCGCGGACTTCAAGGAGGGCTACGTCAACGTCCTCGTCGCCACCGACGTCGCCGCGCGCGGCATCCACGTCGACGGCATCGACCTGGTGCTGAACGTCGACCCGGCGGGCGACCACAAGGACTACCTGCACCGTTCGGGCCGTACCGCCCGCGCGGGCCGCTCCGGCACGGTCGTGTCGCTGGCCCTGCCGCACCAGCGGCGCCAGATCTTCCGGCTGATGGAGGACGCGGGCGTCGACGCCGGGCGTCACATCGTCGGCGGTGGCGGGGTGTTCGAGCCCGAGGTCGCCGAGATCACCGGTGCCCGGTCCATGACCGAGGTGCAGGCCGAGTCGGTGGCGGGTGCCGCCAAGCAGGCCGAGCGCGAGGTCCAGGACCTGGCGAAGCAGCTGGAGCGGGCCGAGCGCCGCGCCTCCGAGCTGCGCGAGGAGGCCGACCGGCTCAGCGCGCGTGCCGCGCGTGAGCGGGGCGAGGACCCGTCGGCCGTCGCCCCCGTGGCCGACGCCACCGCCGAGGCCCCCGTCGCCGGCGCCGTGAGCGCCACCGCCGAGGCCGGCACCCAGGCCGCCGCCGAGGCCCCGGCCACCGCCCCCGTGGCGGAGACCGCGACCGAGCGTCCGGCCCGCGAGGACCGCGCCGCGTCGTACGAGCGCCGTGACAACGAGCGCGGCGGGTTCAACCGTGACCGGCGCGAGGACCGCCGTGAGGACCGTGGCGGCTTCCGCCGCGACGACCGCGGTGACCGTGGCGGTGACCGTGGTGGTTTCAACCGTGACCGTGGTGGCGAGCGTGGTGGCGGTTTCAACCGCGACCGTGGCGGCGACCGTCCGGGCTTCCGTCGTGACGACCGTCGTGACGGTGAGCGCGGTGGCGAGCGCGGTGGATTCAACCGTGACCGTGACGACCGTGGCGGCTTCAACCGCGACCGCGGCGGCGACCGTCCCGGCTTCCGTCGTGACGACCGTCGTGACGGTGACCGTGGCGGTGACCGTGGTGGTTTCAACCGTGACCGTGGTGGCGAGCGTGGTGGTGGTTTCAACCGCGACCGTGGCGGCGACCGTCCGGGCTTCCGTCGTGACGACCGTCGTGACGGCGAGCGCGGCGGTGACCGTGGCGGGTTCAACCGTGACCGTGACGACCGTGGCGGTTTCAACCGTGACCGCGGTGGCGACCGTCCCGGCTTCCGCCGCGACGACCGTCCGTCCACCGGCCACCGGGGCAGCGACCGCCCGGTCAACCGTGACCGCCGCGACGACCGCCCCGCGGGCGGCCACCGCACCGGCGGCAGCGACCGCCCGTACGGCCACCGCGGCAGCACCGGCACCGGCACCGGCACGGGCGGCTTCAACCGCCGTGACGACAAGCCGCGCTGGAAGCGCAACGACTGA
- a CDS encoding helix-turn-helix transcriptional regulator, producing MSLPDALRALRGRAGLSLGALAARTHYDRSHLHHVETGRRRATRAVAESLDHALGADGELFTAWERDERVRRRDAALHATRASALAVSHDLCGLAELDVDDLYDGVEEIAVVSRSTPPALMAERAHVLRDEALHRIRAGQYPPTGLADLYVAVGRLSGVLAYALLDLGCPHDAMRHAEAAASCADRAGDADLAVWVAGTRSLIARFQGDFPLALDLARGGLRQAGSGRGTGRARLKCGEAQCLANMGDSAGANSALNAAEDARERVRGDAPGLFGFSRAKQFYYAGSSLIWLDGGEDARRALRAATDAIAIWQSAPAGQRSLVDERLAHIYAATAHAQLGDVEGAADTVRPLLSLPPEDQISWIVKRMDRLARLLSAPYFQGNTTAHETAEAIRTLAGP from the coding sequence ATGTCGTTACCCGATGCGCTGCGCGCCCTTCGCGGGCGGGCCGGACTCTCCCTCGGCGCGCTGGCGGCACGCACCCACTACGACCGGTCCCATCTGCATCACGTCGAGACCGGACGGCGCCGGGCGACCAGAGCCGTCGCCGAGTCGCTGGACCACGCCTTGGGCGCCGACGGGGAGTTGTTCACGGCGTGGGAGCGGGACGAGCGGGTGCGGCGGCGGGATGCCGCGCTTCACGCGACGCGGGCCTCCGCCCTCGCCGTGTCCCACGACCTCTGCGGTCTCGCCGAGCTGGACGTGGACGACCTGTACGACGGGGTCGAGGAGATCGCCGTCGTGTCGCGATCCACCCCGCCCGCACTGATGGCGGAGCGCGCCCACGTACTCCGTGACGAAGCGCTGCACCGTATTCGTGCGGGGCAGTATCCCCCCACCGGCCTCGCGGACCTCTACGTCGCGGTCGGCCGCCTCTCGGGCGTCCTCGCCTACGCGCTGCTGGATCTCGGCTGCCCGCATGACGCCATGCGGCATGCCGAGGCGGCGGCGAGCTGCGCGGACCGGGCCGGTGACGCGGACCTGGCCGTCTGGGTGGCGGGGACGCGGTCCCTCATCGCCCGGTTCCAGGGGGACTTCCCGCTCGCCCTCGACCTCGCGCGCGGCGGCCTGCGGCAGGCCGGGTCCGGGCGGGGTACGGGAAGAGCCCGTCTGAAGTGCGGGGAAGCCCAGTGCCTGGCCAATATGGGCGACTCGGCGGGCGCGAACAGCGCCCTGAACGCGGCGGAGGACGCGCGGGAACGGGTACGGGGCGACGCACCCGGACTCTTCGGCTTCAGCCGGGCCAAGCAGTTCTACTACGCCGGTTCCTCGCTCATCTGGCTCGACGGCGGCGAGGACGCGCGCCGCGCGCTGCGGGCCGCCACAGACGCCATCGCCATATGGCAGTCGGCCCCGGCAGGACAACGGTCCCTGGTCGACGAACGTCTGGCACACATCTACGCGGCCACCGCCCACGCCCAACTCGGCGATGTGGAGGGCGCGGCCGACACCGTCCGCCCCCTGCTGTCCCTCCCGCCCGAGGACCAGATCTCATGGATCGTGAAGCGCATGGACCGGCTCGCCCGGCTGCTGTCCGCACCGTACTTCCAGGGCAACACGACAGCCCACGAGACAGCGGAGGCGATCAGAACACTGGCCGGACCATGA
- a CDS encoding helix-turn-helix domain-containing protein yields the protein MPDQRPRSSGTAPSPLRRLIAELRDVAGWSQTRLAEELSLVTGQPYTRQDVSRWECGKRRPRPRMLRALAAALQVPVQILESPLRRRTFVTDLAATAIAPLVASDLIHAGFASALEGRGPDVDEWRAKLSTYGHDYMSMGAAEIQQRLAGELVLLQRQADRPELWGVAAKLMTLYAKTFPGSDGVKAVNWYGMAAEAADRSGAPDTRVWVRGRAAIALGYEGAALPVADRLAAEALRLDDRPSLGRLNAVMGRAHVAALRGDRSTALTLADEGRRIHDRVGSHEQDSDYAVPWWRQNVFLSLLLARLGEERGAVEAQEAAARELPPALPRFTTHLELHRGLMMARSGDRAGGAGYARAALEQLPPEKHSLTLRMLQAEIESVPAG from the coding sequence ATGCCCGATCAGCGTCCCCGCTCCTCCGGTACCGCGCCCAGCCCGCTCAGGCGGCTCATCGCCGAGTTACGTGACGTGGCCGGATGGTCCCAGACACGGCTGGCGGAAGAGCTCAGCCTCGTCACCGGCCAGCCGTACACACGCCAGGACGTCTCCCGCTGGGAATGCGGCAAGCGCCGCCCGCGCCCCCGCATGCTGCGGGCGCTCGCCGCCGCCCTTCAGGTCCCCGTGCAGATTCTGGAGTCACCGTTGCGCCGACGTACCTTCGTCACCGATCTCGCCGCCACCGCCATAGCTCCCCTTGTCGCCTCCGACCTCATCCACGCCGGATTCGCCTCCGCACTGGAGGGGCGCGGCCCGGACGTGGACGAGTGGCGGGCCAAGCTCTCCACCTACGGCCACGACTACATGTCCATGGGCGCCGCCGAGATCCAGCAACGCCTCGCGGGGGAACTCGTCCTGCTGCAACGGCAGGCGGACCGGCCCGAGCTGTGGGGCGTCGCCGCCAAGCTGATGACCCTGTACGCGAAGACGTTCCCGGGCAGCGACGGGGTGAAGGCCGTCAACTGGTACGGCATGGCCGCGGAAGCCGCCGACCGGTCCGGCGCCCCGGACACCCGGGTCTGGGTCCGGGGACGTGCCGCCATCGCCCTGGGCTACGAGGGGGCCGCGCTCCCCGTCGCGGACCGGCTCGCCGCCGAGGCGTTGCGCCTCGACGACCGCCCGTCCCTCGGCCGGCTGAACGCGGTGATGGGCCGGGCTCACGTCGCCGCCCTCCGAGGCGACCGGAGCACGGCGCTCACGCTCGCGGACGAGGGACGCCGTATCCACGACCGGGTCGGGTCGCACGAGCAGGACTCCGACTACGCCGTGCCGTGGTGGCGGCAGAACGTCTTCCTCTCACTCCTGCTGGCCCGGCTGGGCGAAGAGCGGGGCGCCGTCGAGGCACAAGAGGCGGCGGCACGTGAGCTGCCGCCCGCCCTGCCCCGCTTCACCACACACCTGGAACTGCACCGGGGCCTGATGATGGCCCGGTCCGGCGACAGGGCCGGCGGTGCCGGATACGCGAGGGCCGCCCTGGAGCAGCTTCCGCCGGAGAAGCATTCGTTGACGCTCCGTATGCTCCAGGCGGAGATCGAGTCGGTACCGGCCGGGTAA
- a CDS encoding PP2C family protein-serine/threonine phosphatase, translating to MGHGGGPTGDGRPEPGGPLSGRHRRTRRARSFSRVLPWLLIVAGVVYDELTPVRYTAAPLFAAAPLAAAPFYGRRGTLLTGAAACLAAFGMRAEDGVARSESLTDIATIVTVSALALAINRLSRRSDAKLATAREIAEAAQRAVLPEPADRIGGLDIAAHYEAAQAGAAIGGDLYAVQDTPYGVRLVLGDVRGKGMGAVAAVAVLIGAFREAAEQESTLEAVAQRLERALAREGLRRRGVDDEEGFTTAVLAELPHGEELLRTLNRGHPPPLLLAPDGGLTVLEPGRFALPLGMADLGSWPDETDETGFPAGSTLFVHSDGLSEARDRHGVFFDPAAWLRGRTFGGPDALLTAVTAGVVTHTGDGTSDDMALLAVRRP from the coding sequence GTGGGGCACGGAGGCGGGCCGACCGGTGACGGGCGTCCGGAACCGGGCGGCCCGCTGTCCGGCCGTCATCGCCGTACCCGCCGCGCCCGGAGTTTCAGCAGGGTGCTGCCCTGGCTGCTGATCGTGGCGGGCGTGGTCTACGACGAGCTGACCCCCGTCCGCTACACCGCCGCCCCGCTCTTCGCCGCCGCCCCGCTCGCCGCCGCGCCCTTCTACGGCCGCCGCGGCACCCTGCTGACCGGGGCCGCGGCCTGTCTCGCCGCGTTCGGGATGCGCGCGGAGGACGGGGTCGCCCGGAGCGAGTCGCTCACCGACATCGCGACGATCGTCACCGTCTCCGCGCTCGCCCTCGCCATCAACCGGCTCTCCCGCCGCAGCGACGCCAAGCTCGCGACCGCCCGGGAGATCGCCGAGGCCGCCCAGCGCGCCGTCCTCCCGGAGCCCGCCGACCGGATCGGCGGGCTCGACATCGCCGCCCACTACGAGGCCGCGCAGGCCGGCGCGGCGATCGGGGGAGACCTGTACGCCGTCCAGGACACGCCGTACGGAGTGCGGCTGGTGCTCGGTGACGTACGGGGCAAGGGGATGGGCGCGGTCGCCGCGGTCGCCGTCCTCATCGGGGCCTTCCGTGAGGCGGCCGAGCAGGAGAGCACCCTGGAGGCGGTCGCCCAGCGGCTGGAGCGGGCGCTCGCCAGGGAGGGGCTGCGGCGCCGGGGCGTGGACGACGAGGAGGGGTTCACCACCGCCGTCCTCGCCGAACTCCCGCACGGCGAGGAGCTGCTGCGGACCCTCAACCGCGGACATCCGCCGCCCCTGCTGCTCGCCCCGGACGGGGGACTCACCGTCCTCGAACCGGGCCGCTTCGCCCTTCCGCTCGGGATGGCCGACCTCGGGAGCTGGCCCGACGAGACCGACGAGACGGGCTTCCCGGCGGGCTCGACGCTGTTCGTCCACAGCGACGGACTGTCCGAGGCCCGCGACCGGCACGGCGTGTTCTTCGACCCGGCGGCATGGCTGCGCGGTCGGACCTTCGGCGGACCCGACGCCCTGCTCACCGCCGTCACCGCCGGGGTCGTCACCCACACGGGCGATGGCACCAGCGACGACATGGCCCTGCTGGCCGTCCGCAGGCCCTGA
- a CDS encoding M23 family metallopeptidase, whose amino-acid sequence MASNRPAPEPLYAPKPTVDGPHASSHGQVFGPAVTDDEVREVWNPTAETVRPVRGRHRVAKQRGGLARSSTVLGVGVIAAVGAGGIATAQGGKPPIKISMPDLGSMMSGDEKPEEPGTGPAQQAAAPLTSAGVTGADAAEGTTDAGEVLRARILQQAEQQQDQADTAARAAAEKKAADQAAQDAAAAEAELKAKAKAEAEAKAKKAEEKAKAEAEAKRLKEEAEARAKAEKERLEQLARSFSLPLASFTLTSTYGQSGAMWSSGSHTGLDFAAPTGTPLKAIHSGTITEAGWSGSYGYLTVLTLDDGTELRYAHQSSIGVSVGQKVSTGEIIGRVGATGNVTGAHLHLEVKLGSGSVDPAAYLRGKGLSI is encoded by the coding sequence GTGGCGTCAAACCGGCCTGCCCCCGAACCTCTCTACGCGCCTAAACCGACGGTGGACGGGCCTCACGCTTCCTCCCACGGGCAGGTGTTCGGCCCCGCGGTCACCGACGACGAGGTCCGGGAGGTCTGGAACCCGACCGCCGAGACCGTCCGGCCGGTCCGCGGCAGGCACCGCGTGGCCAAGCAGCGCGGCGGACTCGCCCGCAGCTCCACGGTCCTCGGTGTCGGCGTCATCGCCGCCGTCGGCGCGGGCGGCATCGCCACCGCGCAGGGCGGCAAGCCCCCGATCAAGATATCGATGCCGGACCTCGGCTCGATGATGTCCGGCGACGAGAAGCCCGAGGAGCCCGGCACCGGCCCCGCGCAGCAGGCCGCCGCCCCCCTCACCAGCGCGGGCGTCACCGGCGCCGACGCCGCCGAGGGCACCACCGACGCGGGCGAGGTACTGCGCGCCCGCATCCTCCAGCAGGCCGAGCAGCAGCAGGACCAGGCCGACACCGCCGCCCGCGCCGCCGCCGAGAAGAAGGCCGCCGACCAGGCGGCCCAGGACGCGGCCGCCGCCGAGGCGGAGCTGAAGGCCAAGGCCAAGGCGGAAGCCGAGGCCAAGGCCAAGAAGGCCGAGGAGAAGGCGAAGGCCGAGGCGGAGGCCAAGCGGCTGAAGGAAGAGGCCGAGGCCAGGGCCAAGGCCGAGAAGGAGCGCCTCGAACAGCTCGCGCGCAGCTTCTCCCTCCCCCTCGCCTCGTTCACGCTGACGTCGACGTACGGCCAGTCCGGCGCCATGTGGTCGTCCGGCTCGCACACCGGCCTCGACTTCGCCGCCCCGACCGGCACCCCGCTCAAGGCCATCCACAGCGGCACCATCACCGAGGCCGGCTGGTCCGGCTCGTACGGCTACCTCACCGTGCTGACCCTCGACGACGGCACCGAGCTCCGGTACGCCCACCAGTCGTCGATCGGTGTGAGCGTCGGTCAGAAGGTCTCCACCGGCGAGATCATCGGCCGCGTCGGCGCCACCGGCAACGTCACCGGCGCCCACCTGCACCTTGAGGTCAAGCTGGGCAGCGGCAGCGTCGACCCCGCCGCGTACCTCCGCGGCAAGGGCCTGTCGATCTAG
- a CDS encoding aldo/keto reductase codes for MTSLRPLGSSGLDVFPLGLGGNVFGWTADRSDTFAVLDAYAAAGGNFLDTADVYSAWVDGHQGGESETLIGQWLAARGNRSDIVVATKAGSHPDFKGLSAATVKRAADASLKRLDTDHIDLYYTHFDDPTVPVEEIVTALDELVRAGKVRAVGASNLTAERLQESLDFADREGLTRYSVLQPEYNLVSRDTYEGRLQAVASRSGIAAVPYFALASGFLTGKYRPGATVGSARSGSAAAHLGTERGQRVLAALDTVAADRGAEVATVALAWLAARPTVAAPLASARNPEQLPALLAMADLELTPEDLTLLTEASA; via the coding sequence ATGACTTCCTTGCGCCCTCTCGGCTCCTCCGGGCTCGACGTATTCCCGCTCGGACTCGGCGGCAACGTCTTCGGCTGGACGGCGGACCGGTCCGACACCTTCGCCGTCCTCGACGCCTACGCCGCCGCAGGCGGCAACTTCCTCGACACCGCCGATGTCTACTCCGCCTGGGTGGACGGTCATCAGGGCGGTGAGTCCGAGACGCTGATCGGCCAGTGGCTCGCCGCGCGCGGCAACCGCTCCGACATCGTCGTCGCCACGAAGGCCGGCTCGCACCCCGACTTCAAGGGGCTGTCCGCCGCCACCGTCAAACGCGCCGCCGACGCGTCGCTGAAGCGGCTGGACACCGACCACATCGACCTCTACTACACGCACTTCGACGATCCGACGGTCCCCGTGGAGGAGATCGTCACCGCGCTCGACGAACTGGTGCGCGCGGGCAAGGTCCGGGCCGTCGGCGCGTCCAACCTGACTGCCGAACGGCTCCAGGAGTCACTCGACTTCGCCGACCGCGAGGGCCTGACCCGGTACTCCGTGCTGCAACCGGAGTACAACCTGGTCTCCCGTGACACCTACGAGGGCCGCCTCCAGGCGGTCGCCTCCCGCTCCGGTATCGCGGCCGTCCCGTACTTCGCGCTCGCCTCGGGGTTCCTCACCGGCAAGTACCGGCCCGGTGCCACCGTGGGCAGCGCCCGTTCCGGTTCGGCCGCAGCCCATCTGGGGACCGAGCGCGGTCAGCGCGTCCTCGCCGCCCTCGACACGGTCGCGGCGGACCGGGGCGCCGAGGTCGCCACGGTCGCCCTCGCCTGGCTGGCCGCCCGCCCGACGGTCGCCGCCCCGCTCGCCAGCGCCCGCAACCCGGAACAGCTCCCCGCGCTGCTCGCCATGGCCGACCTGGAGCTCACCCCCGAGGACCTCACCCTCCTGACGGAGGCTTCCGCCTGA
- a CDS encoding PrsW family intramembrane metalloprotease: MATTPEPRPAPAEGPTEGPVEDPADGPADRTHPTAPPPAPAPAPPDIPHQAPGLLGVPPRIAWWRRPAVRIAGLGVVLALCGAVLLALVREETGTQGFLVGLGLAVLPVPLLIAAFRWLHRVAPGPWRNVVFCFAWGACAAALMSIVANSFATEWIAETTADPGGADTIGSTVIAPVVEETAKGAAILLIFLFRRREFTRLVDGVVIAGVTATGFAFTENILYLGRAFGDDQTYGDQGIGSVTVATFFARVVMSPFAHPLFTVLTGIGFGLAAQAAPRRRVWRVLAPLGGLLLAMGLHALWNGSTVFGGLGFLVVYGAFMVPVFGLLIWLAVWARQRELRTVRDELPAYVAAGWLTAPEPYALGSLRARRLARDFALHHGGKPAARAVREYERHATALAFLRHRGAQGRAGADFGIREQESLDAMWARRAAARPALTHAALMTAPRPAVPHPYAPPYPGPHPAAYGHPPAYGQTPGYGQVPAYGQVPPYGQVPPYGQGYGYPGHGQPVPGHGQPDPAHGQPGPGYGYPPVQPGTGPVPGQGGPYGSGTPAPYNPYAAPGRNDG, encoded by the coding sequence ATGGCCACCACCCCTGAGCCCCGCCCGGCCCCCGCCGAAGGCCCCACCGAGGGCCCCGTCGAGGACCCCGCGGACGGACCCGCCGACCGCACCCACCCCACCGCGCCGCCCCCGGCCCCCGCCCCCGCCCCGCCGGACATCCCCCACCAGGCCCCCGGCCTGCTGGGCGTCCCGCCGCGTATCGCGTGGTGGCGGCGCCCCGCCGTACGGATCGCCGGACTCGGCGTCGTACTGGCCCTGTGCGGCGCGGTCCTCCTCGCGCTGGTGCGGGAGGAGACCGGGACCCAGGGGTTCCTCGTCGGCCTGGGGCTCGCCGTACTGCCCGTACCGCTGCTGATCGCCGCGTTCCGGTGGCTGCACCGGGTCGCCCCCGGCCCCTGGCGGAACGTCGTCTTCTGCTTCGCCTGGGGCGCCTGCGCCGCCGCCCTCATGTCGATCGTGGCGAACAGCTTCGCGACCGAGTGGATCGCGGAGACGACCGCCGACCCGGGCGGCGCGGACACCATCGGCTCGACGGTGATAGCCCCGGTGGTCGAGGAGACCGCGAAGGGCGCGGCGATCCTGCTGATCTTCCTCTTCCGCCGCCGGGAGTTCACCCGGCTCGTCGACGGGGTGGTCATCGCCGGGGTCACGGCCACCGGCTTCGCGTTCACCGAGAACATCCTCTACCTCGGCAGGGCCTTCGGCGACGACCAGACGTACGGGGACCAGGGCATCGGCTCGGTCACCGTCGCGACCTTCTTCGCCCGCGTGGTGATGTCACCGTTCGCGCACCCCCTCTTCACGGTGCTCACCGGCATCGGCTTCGGCCTCGCCGCGCAGGCGGCCCCCCGGCGACGGGTGTGGCGGGTCCTCGCACCCCTCGGCGGACTGCTGCTCGCGATGGGGCTGCACGCCCTGTGGAACGGTTCGACGGTGTTCGGCGGGCTCGGCTTCCTCGTCGTGTACGGCGCGTTCATGGTGCCCGTGTTCGGGCTGCTGATCTGGCTGGCCGTCTGGGCCCGCCAACGCGAGCTGCGGACCGTCCGGGACGAACTGCCCGCGTATGTGGCGGCCGGCTGGCTGACCGCGCCGGAACCGTACGCCCTCGGCTCGCTGCGCGCCCGGCGGCTGGCCCGGGACTTCGCCCTCCACCACGGGGGCAAGCCGGCCGCCCGCGCCGTCCGCGAGTACGAGCGGCACGCCACCGCGCTCGCGTTCCTGCGGCACCGGGGCGCACAGGGCCGGGCGGGCGCCGACTTCGGCATCCGTGAGCAGGAGTCGCTGGACGCGATGTGGGCCCGCAGGGCGGCGGCCCGCCCCGCGCTGACGCACGCCGCGCTGATGACGGCACCGCGCCCCGCCGTCCCCCACCCGTACGCGCCCCCGTACCCGGGCCCGCACCCCGCGGCGTACGGCCACCCGCCCGCGTACGGACAGACACCCGGCTACGGACAGGTACCCGCGTACGGACAGGTGCCCCCGTACGGACAGGTGCCCCCGTACGGACAGGGGTACGGCTACCCGGGCCACGGACAGCCGGTGCCCGGTCACGGCCAACCGGATCCGGCCCACGGACAGCCGGGTCCCGGGTACGGCTACCCGCCGGTCCAGCCGGGCACCGGTCCCGTGCCCGGCCAGGGCGGCCCGTACGGCTCCGGCACCCCGGCCCCGTACAACCCGTACGCGGCCCCGGGCCGGAACGACGGCTGA